A DNA window from Onychostoma macrolepis isolate SWU-2019 chromosome 13, ASM1243209v1, whole genome shotgun sequence contains the following coding sequences:
- the ky gene encoding kyphoscoliosis peptidase isoform X2, which yields MSFTIAKAQTDQQPITTENGNRGHQPEETVTDSNSDTHKQNFDLKVENGVVNYKLQNVSEIQQTSMKDENSTEVCLTIKSHRGGSPSVEQNNPKPLSIVPIQENVVSHKVLLENYEGKLCEEQRPSTKRQLSAESAAKSVSVRKRSTVKKSQEEIVKPLSVASPGTQSGRPYLPAVSTSQRKPRKLLFSSTDIFSKVDTFSIQKGRELREQEVFDAQKIARAVTEGGRNDLEKLRAIWIWLCQNIEYDLEGYLGLSQKICSSDEVIRTGKGVCSGYSGLCVEMCREVGIECVEVSGYSKGVGYQAGHSLAEKRSDHEWNAVFVGGQWWLLDACWGAGTVDMKSKTFVKRYEDFYFLTEPSEFINSHFPDDQTWQLLTTPISMEEFETRPLKTSAFYQFGLTLTQPKQYKIITDDGEAFVSVSSSRPLTFSYEMRQREPQTGALKQEEVDSSCGLLSVTRQGMKLRLLPQEPGAYEVKLFARREGETGALRWICSLELQCPSIQKRQALPDNPYLNWGLAAGASGLGVKGCNFAGEEAVEVDEGGECKVILNTSRPLMMVCELTHHELEATTAKRCLASQITAEQLVCNVMCPYKGFYRLSIFVQDYDSESGTFQNTGNYLLHCQSPGLNPNTLYPPDLGLWCGPGVRTQEAGLSHFSHTGAIVNAPQGRCNITFHCTSPELQIHAALCADMPEQAHFPLSRYVLLTFTDTKVTVSVCAPRAGVYRLGIYGRKPPQQDYMSLCDFIIRSVCEKPGDPFPCVYSSWGRGCVLLEPRTGVLAPQSSVSFRVRVPGAQRVCVVGEKRTDLKMNKSRVWEGEAVTGNATQLKLGAVTKESNDMHVLMTFDVLNLKNEL from the exons ATGAGTTTCACAATTGCGAAAG CTCAAACTGATCAACAACCAATCACGACAGAAAACGGCAACCGAGGCCACCAACCAGAAGAAACTGTCACAGATTCAAACAGTGACACGCATAAACAAAACTTTGATTTGAAAGTCGAAAATGGTGTGGTCAACTACAAACTTCAGAATGTATCTGAAATCCAGCAGACCAGCATGAAGGATGAGAACAGCACTGAAGTCTGTTTGACTATTAAGAGCCACCGAGGAGGTTCACCTTCAGTGGAGCAAAATAACCCAAAGCCATTATCCATTGTACCGATACAAGAAAATGTGGTTTCACATAAGGTATTGTTAGAGAACTATGAAGGGAAGTTATGTGAGGAACAACGGCCGAGTACAAAGCGCCAACTGTCCGCTGAGAGCGCGGCGAAGTCAGTGAGTGTAAGAAAGAGGAGCACTGTGAAAAAGAGCCAAGAGGAGATTGTGAAACCCCTCTCAGTTGCCAGCCCTGGCACGCAGTCTGGGAGACCTTATCTACCTGCAGTCTCCACCTCTCAGAGGAAACCCAGAAAATTGCTGTTCTCCAGCACAGATATTTTCAGCAAGGTAGACACATTCTCAATCCAGAAAGGAAGAGAG TTGAGGGAGCAGGAAGTATTTGATGCTCAGAAGATTGCTCGTGCAGTCACTGAGGGGGGCAGAAATGATCTGGAAAAACTCAGGGCCATATGGATCTGGCTATGCCAAAATATTG AGTATGATTTGGAGGGATACCTTGGTCTTTCTCAGAAGATTTGCTCTTCTGATGAGGTCATCAGGACAGGAAAAGGTGTATGTAGTGGATACTCAGGCCTCTGTGTGGAAATGTGCAG GGAGGTGGGCATTGAGTGTGTGGAGGTGAGCGGGTACAGCAAAGGCGTTGGATACCAGGCCGGGCACAGTTTAGCTGAGAAGCGTTCCGATCATGAGTGGAATGCTGTCTTCGTGGGGGGTCAGTGGTGGCTGCTTGACGCTTGCTGGGGCGCTGGCACTGTGGATATGAAAAGCAAAACATTTGTGAAGAG gtATGAGGACTTTTATTTCCTGACTGAACCTAGCGAGTTCATAAACTCACATTTCCCTGATGACCAGACCTGGCAACTACTTACCACTCCCATCTCCATGGAAGAGTTTGAAACGAGACCCTTGAAGACCTCAGCATTTTATCAGTTTGGATTGACCCTGACTCAACCCAAACAGTACAAAATCATCACag ATGACGGGGAAGCATTTGTGTCCGTGAGCTCCTCTAGACCGTTGACCTTTTCGTATGAGATGAGGCAGCGGGAACCCCAGACAGGAGCTCTAAAGCAGGAGGAGGTTGACAGCTCCTGTGGTCTCCTGTCAGTGACTCGTCAAGGGATGAAGTTGCGATTACTGCCCCAAGAGCCTGGGGCCTACGAGGTGAAACTGTTCGCCCGGCGAGAGGGTGAAACTGGTGCTCTGCGGTGGATTTGCTCTCTTGAACTGCAGTGCCCGAGTATCCAGAAGAGACAGGCCCTGCCTGATAACCCTTACCTGAACTGGGGCCTAGCGGCAGGGGCATCGGGACTAGGTGTCAAGGGTTGCAACTTCGCAGGAGAAGAAGCCGTAGAGGTGGATGAAGGTGGCGAGTGCAAGGTGATCCTAAACACATCACGACCTCTGATGATGGTGTGCGAGCTCACGCACCACGAGCTCGAAGCCACCACAGCCAAGCGCTGCCTTGCGTCACAGATCACAGCAGAGCAGCTGGTGTGTAACGTCATGTGCCCATACAAAGGATTTTACCGGCTGTCTATATTCGTGCAGGATTACGACAGCGAAAGTGGGACTTTTCAAAACACTGGGAACTACCTGCTGCACTGTCAAAGCCCAGGGTTGAACCCAAACACTCTGTATCCTCCAGATTTAGGACTGTGGTGTGGTCCCGGGGTGCGTACCCAAGAAGCTGGACTGTCCCATTTCAGCCACACAGGGGCGATAGTAAACGCACCCCAGGGCCGGTGCAACATTACCTTCCACTGCACTTCACCAGAGCTGCAAATACACGCAGCGCTCTGCGCTGACATGCCTGAGCAAGCTCATTTTCCTCTGTCCCGATATGTACTCTTGACATTTACTGATACTAAGGTAACTGTGAGTGTGTGCGCACCCAGAGCGGGAGTCTATCGTCTTGGTATTTATGGACGCAAACCCCCTCAGCAGGACTACATGTCACTGTGTGACTTTATAAtcaggagtgtgtgtgaaaagccCGGAGATCCGTTTCCATGTGTGTATTCATCATGGGGAAGAGGGTGTGTGCTGCTGGAGCCCCGCACAGGTGTGCTGGCTCCACAAAGTTCAGTGAGTTTTCGCGTGCGGGTACCAGGTGCGCAAAGAGTGTGTGTGGTGGGAGAGAAACGAACGGATCTGAAGATGAATAAGAGCAGAGTTTGGGAAGGTGAGGCTGTCACTGGAAATGCCACACAACTCAAGCTCGGTGCTGTCACTAAAGAAAGCAATGACATGCATGTTCTCATGACCTTTGATGTCCTTAACCTGAAGAATGAACTGTGA
- the ky gene encoding kyphoscoliosis peptidase isoform X1: MFSFPLICTDQAQTDQQPITTENGNRGHQPEETVTDSNSDTHKQNFDLKVENGVVNYKLQNVSEIQQTSMKDENSTEVCLTIKSHRGGSPSVEQNNPKPLSIVPIQENVVSHKVLLENYEGKLCEEQRPSTKRQLSAESAAKSVSVRKRSTVKKSQEEIVKPLSVASPGTQSGRPYLPAVSTSQRKPRKLLFSSTDIFSKVDTFSIQKGRELREQEVFDAQKIARAVTEGGRNDLEKLRAIWIWLCQNIEYDLEGYLGLSQKICSSDEVIRTGKGVCSGYSGLCVEMCREVGIECVEVSGYSKGVGYQAGHSLAEKRSDHEWNAVFVGGQWWLLDACWGAGTVDMKSKTFVKRYEDFYFLTEPSEFINSHFPDDQTWQLLTTPISMEEFETRPLKTSAFYQFGLTLTQPKQYKIITDDGEAFVSVSSSRPLTFSYEMRQREPQTGALKQEEVDSSCGLLSVTRQGMKLRLLPQEPGAYEVKLFARREGETGALRWICSLELQCPSIQKRQALPDNPYLNWGLAAGASGLGVKGCNFAGEEAVEVDEGGECKVILNTSRPLMMVCELTHHELEATTAKRCLASQITAEQLVCNVMCPYKGFYRLSIFVQDYDSESGTFQNTGNYLLHCQSPGLNPNTLYPPDLGLWCGPGVRTQEAGLSHFSHTGAIVNAPQGRCNITFHCTSPELQIHAALCADMPEQAHFPLSRYVLLTFTDTKVTVSVCAPRAGVYRLGIYGRKPPQQDYMSLCDFIIRSVCEKPGDPFPCVYSSWGRGCVLLEPRTGVLAPQSSVSFRVRVPGAQRVCVVGEKRTDLKMNKSRVWEGEAVTGNATQLKLGAVTKESNDMHVLMTFDVLNLKNEL, encoded by the exons ATGTTCTCTTTTCCTCTCATCTGCACTGATCAAGCTCAAACTGATCAACAACCAATCACGACAGAAAACGGCAACCGAGGCCACCAACCAGAAGAAACTGTCACAGATTCAAACAGTGACACGCATAAACAAAACTTTGATTTGAAAGTCGAAAATGGTGTGGTCAACTACAAACTTCAGAATGTATCTGAAATCCAGCAGACCAGCATGAAGGATGAGAACAGCACTGAAGTCTGTTTGACTATTAAGAGCCACCGAGGAGGTTCACCTTCAGTGGAGCAAAATAACCCAAAGCCATTATCCATTGTACCGATACAAGAAAATGTGGTTTCACATAAGGTATTGTTAGAGAACTATGAAGGGAAGTTATGTGAGGAACAACGGCCGAGTACAAAGCGCCAACTGTCCGCTGAGAGCGCGGCGAAGTCAGTGAGTGTAAGAAAGAGGAGCACTGTGAAAAAGAGCCAAGAGGAGATTGTGAAACCCCTCTCAGTTGCCAGCCCTGGCACGCAGTCTGGGAGACCTTATCTACCTGCAGTCTCCACCTCTCAGAGGAAACCCAGAAAATTGCTGTTCTCCAGCACAGATATTTTCAGCAAGGTAGACACATTCTCAATCCAGAAAGGAAGAGAG TTGAGGGAGCAGGAAGTATTTGATGCTCAGAAGATTGCTCGTGCAGTCACTGAGGGGGGCAGAAATGATCTGGAAAAACTCAGGGCCATATGGATCTGGCTATGCCAAAATATTG AGTATGATTTGGAGGGATACCTTGGTCTTTCTCAGAAGATTTGCTCTTCTGATGAGGTCATCAGGACAGGAAAAGGTGTATGTAGTGGATACTCAGGCCTCTGTGTGGAAATGTGCAG GGAGGTGGGCATTGAGTGTGTGGAGGTGAGCGGGTACAGCAAAGGCGTTGGATACCAGGCCGGGCACAGTTTAGCTGAGAAGCGTTCCGATCATGAGTGGAATGCTGTCTTCGTGGGGGGTCAGTGGTGGCTGCTTGACGCTTGCTGGGGCGCTGGCACTGTGGATATGAAAAGCAAAACATTTGTGAAGAG gtATGAGGACTTTTATTTCCTGACTGAACCTAGCGAGTTCATAAACTCACATTTCCCTGATGACCAGACCTGGCAACTACTTACCACTCCCATCTCCATGGAAGAGTTTGAAACGAGACCCTTGAAGACCTCAGCATTTTATCAGTTTGGATTGACCCTGACTCAACCCAAACAGTACAAAATCATCACag ATGACGGGGAAGCATTTGTGTCCGTGAGCTCCTCTAGACCGTTGACCTTTTCGTATGAGATGAGGCAGCGGGAACCCCAGACAGGAGCTCTAAAGCAGGAGGAGGTTGACAGCTCCTGTGGTCTCCTGTCAGTGACTCGTCAAGGGATGAAGTTGCGATTACTGCCCCAAGAGCCTGGGGCCTACGAGGTGAAACTGTTCGCCCGGCGAGAGGGTGAAACTGGTGCTCTGCGGTGGATTTGCTCTCTTGAACTGCAGTGCCCGAGTATCCAGAAGAGACAGGCCCTGCCTGATAACCCTTACCTGAACTGGGGCCTAGCGGCAGGGGCATCGGGACTAGGTGTCAAGGGTTGCAACTTCGCAGGAGAAGAAGCCGTAGAGGTGGATGAAGGTGGCGAGTGCAAGGTGATCCTAAACACATCACGACCTCTGATGATGGTGTGCGAGCTCACGCACCACGAGCTCGAAGCCACCACAGCCAAGCGCTGCCTTGCGTCACAGATCACAGCAGAGCAGCTGGTGTGTAACGTCATGTGCCCATACAAAGGATTTTACCGGCTGTCTATATTCGTGCAGGATTACGACAGCGAAAGTGGGACTTTTCAAAACACTGGGAACTACCTGCTGCACTGTCAAAGCCCAGGGTTGAACCCAAACACTCTGTATCCTCCAGATTTAGGACTGTGGTGTGGTCCCGGGGTGCGTACCCAAGAAGCTGGACTGTCCCATTTCAGCCACACAGGGGCGATAGTAAACGCACCCCAGGGCCGGTGCAACATTACCTTCCACTGCACTTCACCAGAGCTGCAAATACACGCAGCGCTCTGCGCTGACATGCCTGAGCAAGCTCATTTTCCTCTGTCCCGATATGTACTCTTGACATTTACTGATACTAAGGTAACTGTGAGTGTGTGCGCACCCAGAGCGGGAGTCTATCGTCTTGGTATTTATGGACGCAAACCCCCTCAGCAGGACTACATGTCACTGTGTGACTTTATAAtcaggagtgtgtgtgaaaagccCGGAGATCCGTTTCCATGTGTGTATTCATCATGGGGAAGAGGGTGTGTGCTGCTGGAGCCCCGCACAGGTGTGCTGGCTCCACAAAGTTCAGTGAGTTTTCGCGTGCGGGTACCAGGTGCGCAAAGAGTGTGTGTGGTGGGAGAGAAACGAACGGATCTGAAGATGAATAAGAGCAGAGTTTGGGAAGGTGAGGCTGTCACTGGAAATGCCACACAACTCAAGCTCGGTGCTGTCACTAAAGAAAGCAATGACATGCATGTTCTCATGACCTTTGATGTCCTTAACCTGAAGAATGAACTGTGA